Proteins encoded by one window of Paenibacillus sp. DCT19:
- a CDS encoding class I SAM-dependent methyltransferase, producing MFIIPFIPWLLAVITLIAVLSIVLVSWKNGISPMPTSRLVRRVVIQEVNRIPGYGDVIEAGSGWGTLGLDVVRYCPGKRLTGIENSLLPLWVSQGIAYLSVRFREAKGRQQSMKGRLRFIRGNIYNSSYEHADCVICYLFPGAMERLLDKFIRELPPGARVISVCFALPGKVPLRTITCPDALRTKVYVYVF from the coding sequence ATGTTCATTATTCCATTCATTCCATGGCTGCTCGCCGTGATTACCTTAATTGCTGTCCTGTCGATCGTGCTCGTTAGCTGGAAAAATGGAATCTCCCCGATGCCCACGTCCCGATTGGTCAGACGCGTCGTCATTCAGGAGGTGAATCGCATTCCTGGTTATGGTGATGTCATTGAGGCGGGTTCCGGGTGGGGTACACTCGGCTTGGATGTGGTACGGTATTGTCCGGGTAAACGGCTTACGGGTATCGAAAATTCTCTCCTGCCTCTGTGGGTCTCCCAAGGAATAGCATATCTGAGTGTACGCTTCCGTGAGGCCAAAGGTCGACAACAATCCATGAAGGGTAGACTGCGGTTCATCCGCGGCAATATCTACAATAGCTCCTATGAACATGCCGACTGCGTCATCTGTTATTTGTTTCCTGGGGCGATGGAGCGATTGCTGGACAAGTTCATACGTGAATTGCCGCCAGGTGCAAGAGTGATTAGTGTCTGTTTTGCATTGCCAGGCAAGGTGCCGCTTCGCACGATTACTTGCCCGGATGCATTGCGTACGAAGGTGTACGTCTATGTGTTCTAA
- a CDS encoding helix-turn-helix domain-containing protein, with product MERKKYNISVEATLEVIGGKWKCVILCHLTHGKKRTSDLKRIMPAITQKMLTQQLRELEDDGIVNRIVYNQVPPKVEYELSDYGRSLEPILNALCNWGDQHIVREYGDKALVLEDNGLNDFGSEDHKELMKQ from the coding sequence ATGGAGAGGAAGAAGTACAACATTTCTGTTGAGGCAACCCTTGAGGTTATCGGCGGGAAATGGAAATGTGTGATTTTATGCCATCTGACCCACGGGAAGAAACGCACCAGTGATCTGAAGCGCATTATGCCCGCCATTACACAGAAGATGCTGACACAGCAATTGAGAGAGCTTGAGGATGATGGCATTGTGAATCGAATCGTGTATAACCAGGTTCCACCGAAGGTGGAGTATGAATTAAGCGATTATGGTCGGAGTTTGGAACCGATACTCAATGCATTATGCAATTGGGGCGATCAGCATATCGTAAGAGAATATGGCGATAAGGCTTTGGTGTTAGAGGACAATGGATTGAATGATTTTGGTTCTGAAGACCACAAGGAGCTGATGAAGCAATGA
- a CDS encoding DUF2339 domain-containing protein, giving the protein MKEFKDRLHQVQEQQKQLVKEYNELLQDYQSDDLIVQNEQLREQSEAYKLKLKQLEIRARQMEEENGRLRMALSEQMLDEKLNLIRVSKEKMETYFRGKTAVHHDRLEAHEHRTKANLNAIYNRAAEGLQEDEHEIKERIAYLAAEVRERIERQRQTLWEREEAIRQQMHQGYDHMAAEELSEETIKQRIRQNRMEMRIGLSWINKVAILLLILGVGAAFRYSYSTWFSDQMKGTAFFLLGVLMLAGGEWLFRRKRQTFAMGLLGGGISILFGSIFYSYFLLHIIGLYTALGLSVLVSAVSVVLSLRYQSKTICTLGLVGGYLPLFSYMGYFGLEGRAVYAAMIYLLLLNGIIVLISFGKRWPIVHYISFLFNTPSMLILLWLSPSNIVAMLYSVVTFALYLGITLAYPFKHRVKLTWWDFALLAMNTSISCLMLYVLFRAEGWEDAQGLLALVFCLVYFGLARFVRRHMVQERQTILLFYITSLTFAVLIIPFQFGAEWLSLGWLIEGILLITLGHLKRFKAVERAGWGVVLLCIVTFIYIDVLVMFIMGMQSHFMLKYSCITFGSLAITLYYSFVQRGSLSSSGMLRYHTVERGFLQGFQYVTLVNLWFYVLYESNELYSRAVDDSFPLYLFYKFILFASLTIALAYGLSKVKSLQGRFVRYYTNILHAVGYCIALAVTLNLPALQPDVQQHTAAEIVGLIVLIIFNVGVFFAGRDLLITAIRGQFKSIEWYPVIAGVYLLGVITVFMTVQFQWGDVGLLFSLIYLILAILYIAYGFRRKYVMIRRLGLGLTLLATGKMVFYDVSLLTAGSKIIAYFSFGILLLGISYLYQKVSSKMEEVQPRESAVKAEDDGNGNGSTDPGENK; this is encoded by the coding sequence ATGAAGGAGTTCAAGGATCGGCTTCATCAGGTGCAAGAGCAACAGAAGCAGTTGGTTAAGGAGTATAACGAACTGCTTCAGGATTACCAATCCGATGATCTGATTGTACAGAACGAACAATTGCGCGAGCAGTCTGAGGCGTATAAGCTCAAGCTGAAACAGTTGGAGATTCGGGCGCGTCAGATGGAAGAAGAGAATGGCCGCCTTCGGATGGCGCTGTCTGAACAGATGCTGGATGAGAAGTTGAATCTGATCCGTGTATCGAAGGAGAAAATGGAGACGTATTTCCGGGGGAAGACAGCTGTACATCATGATCGGCTGGAGGCTCATGAGCATCGTACCAAAGCGAATCTTAATGCCATCTATAACCGGGCTGCCGAGGGGCTGCAAGAAGATGAGCATGAGATCAAGGAACGTATTGCATATTTAGCTGCGGAAGTAAGAGAGCGGATAGAGCGGCAACGGCAAACGCTGTGGGAGCGGGAAGAAGCGATACGTCAGCAGATGCATCAAGGATATGATCATATGGCTGCGGAAGAGCTGAGTGAGGAGACGATTAAGCAACGCATTCGCCAAAACCGGATGGAGATGAGGATTGGCTTAAGTTGGATCAACAAGGTGGCCATTTTACTCCTTATTCTGGGTGTGGGTGCAGCATTCCGCTACTCCTATTCCACGTGGTTCAGTGATCAGATGAAAGGTACAGCCTTTTTCTTATTAGGTGTACTCATGCTCGCTGGGGGAGAGTGGTTGTTCCGCCGTAAGCGGCAGACGTTTGCCATGGGACTGTTAGGTGGAGGCATATCCATCCTGTTTGGGTCCATTTTCTACAGTTACTTCTTGCTGCATATCATTGGACTGTATACGGCTCTAGGGTTATCTGTTCTTGTATCAGCGGTATCTGTTGTGCTGTCGCTGAGGTATCAATCCAAAACAATCTGTACGCTAGGACTCGTCGGAGGTTATTTACCGTTATTTTCATACATGGGGTATTTCGGGCTGGAAGGACGCGCCGTTTATGCGGCGATGATCTATTTGCTGCTCTTAAATGGGATTATCGTTCTGATCTCGTTTGGTAAACGTTGGCCCATTGTGCATTATATCAGCTTCTTGTTCAACACACCGTCGATGCTCATTCTGCTGTGGTTATCGCCGAGTAATATCGTAGCCATGTTGTATTCGGTTGTGACGTTTGCGTTGTATCTGGGCATCACGCTGGCTTATCCATTCAAACATCGAGTGAAACTAACCTGGTGGGACTTCGCCTTGCTCGCCATGAATACAAGTATCAGCTGTCTCATGCTCTATGTACTGTTCAGGGCAGAGGGCTGGGAGGATGCACAAGGGCTGCTGGCTCTAGTGTTCTGTCTGGTTTACTTCGGGCTGGCGCGATTCGTCCGTCGTCATATGGTGCAAGAAAGACAGACGATTCTGTTGTTCTACATCACTTCGTTAACCTTTGCGGTTCTGATTATACCGTTCCAGTTTGGAGCAGAATGGTTGTCCTTGGGTTGGTTAATCGAAGGAATTCTACTTATCACCCTTGGTCATCTGAAGCGATTCAAAGCGGTGGAACGTGCCGGATGGGGCGTGGTGCTGCTCTGCATCGTTACCTTTATCTATATTGATGTGCTCGTGATGTTCATCATGGGAATGCAGTCTCACTTTATGCTGAAGTATTCCTGTATCACATTTGGTTCGCTGGCGATTACGCTGTATTATTCATTTGTTCAACGGGGCTCGTTGTCATCCTCAGGAATGCTGCGTTATCACACAGTAGAGCGTGGCTTCCTGCAAGGATTCCAATACGTTACGCTGGTGAACCTATGGTTCTATGTTCTGTATGAATCGAATGAACTGTATAGCAGAGCTGTGGATGATAGCTTCCCGTTATACCTGTTCTACAAATTCATTCTGTTTGCCTCGCTGACGATTGCGTTAGCCTATGGACTGAGCAAAGTAAAGTCGTTACAAGGTCGATTTGTACGCTACTACACGAACATTCTACATGCTGTGGGTTACTGCATAGCGCTAGCGGTAACGTTGAATCTGCCAGCCTTGCAACCTGATGTCCAGCAACATACGGCTGCCGAGATTGTGGGACTTATTGTACTGATCATCTTCAATGTGGGGGTATTCTTCGCAGGAAGAGATCTGTTAATTACAGCTATCCGTGGGCAGTTCAAAAGTATTGAATGGTATCCTGTCATTGCAGGAGTCTACCTGTTAGGTGTAATCACCGTCTTCATGACGGTGCAGTTCCAATGGGGGGATGTGGGGCTGCTCTTCAGCCTAATCTACCTGATTCTTGCCATCCTCTACATTGCCTACGGTTTCCGTAGAAAATATGTGATGATTCGCCGTCTGGGTCTAGGTCTAACCCTGCTGGCTACAGGCAAGATGGTATTCTATGATGTTAGTTTGCTGACCGCGGGCAGTAAGATTATCGCTTATTTCAGCTTTGGTATCTTACTCTTGGGCATCTCTTATCTGTATCAAAAGGTTTCGAGCAAGATGGAGGAAGTTCAGCCTAGGGAAAGTGCAGTGAAGGCTGAGGATGATGGTAATGGTAATGGTTCAACTGATCCGGGAGAAAATAAATGA
- a CDS encoding LCP family protein, with product MENSAAHLTRRKPKKPKKRWKKPLIITLSVLVLLGGLGFIYQKQLVLLAFNMFASNTVKEALDDSYKPAGNEDAPVVEHTDPFSLLLLGIDQRDNEPSRSDTIIYSVVRPEDNKVLLLSIPRDSYTEIVGRDVKSKINSAYAHGEAKMAMDTVEKLLENKVDFYAAINFNGLKDIVDAVGGVELPIKKNIENKLKTHEKLFVEANKPIYNGEEALGYVRYREDSDFNRTMRHRIFLNAFMNRALEVKNLTKIPDVIKIAGSNFTTNMNSDFIVKFAESLYMKDSIPTISNYMLQGTGAMRGGVWYYDLSEEDLQHVRTMIASWLDPDATEIIEPSTDDTTESTDAA from the coding sequence ATGGAAAACAGTGCAGCTCATCTAACCAGACGGAAGCCAAAGAAACCGAAGAAGAGATGGAAGAAGCCCCTGATCATTACCCTGAGTGTTCTTGTCTTGTTAGGCGGACTGGGATTTATTTATCAAAAACAACTGGTCTTACTGGCATTTAACATGTTCGCCTCAAATACCGTGAAGGAAGCACTGGATGATTCCTACAAACCAGCGGGTAATGAAGATGCACCCGTTGTGGAACATACCGATCCATTCTCGCTGCTACTGCTCGGAATCGATCAACGTGACAACGAACCAAGTCGTTCGGATACCATCATCTACTCCGTTGTTCGTCCAGAAGATAATAAAGTACTGTTACTGTCCATTCCGCGTGACTCCTATACGGAAATCGTAGGTCGGGATGTAAAATCGAAGATTAATTCAGCGTATGCCCACGGTGAGGCCAAGATGGCTATGGATACTGTGGAGAAGCTGCTGGAGAATAAAGTAGACTTCTATGCGGCCATTAACTTTAATGGTCTGAAAGATATTGTTGATGCGGTAGGCGGTGTTGAGCTGCCAATCAAGAAAAATATTGAGAACAAGCTAAAGACGCATGAAAAGCTGTTCGTCGAAGCGAACAAACCGATCTATAACGGAGAGGAAGCGCTGGGATATGTGCGTTATCGTGAAGATTCCGATTTTAACCGGACGATGCGTCATCGGATTTTTCTTAATGCATTCATGAATCGTGCCCTTGAGGTCAAAAACCTAACTAAGATCCCGGATGTCATCAAGATTGCTGGCTCCAACTTTACAACAAATATGAACTCTGATTTTATTGTGAAGTTTGCCGAGTCATTGTACATGAAAGATAGCATTCCTACGATCAGCAATTATATGTTACAGGGTACGGGTGCGATGCGTGGCGGTGTCTGGTATTACGATCTATCGGAAGAAGATCTGCAACATGTACGGACAATGATTGCCAGCTGGCTTGATCCAGATGCGACCGAAATTATTGAACCAAGCACAGATGATACAACAGAATCGACAGATGCGGCATAA
- a CDS encoding aldo/keto reductase codes for MEFRHLGNSGLRVSALGLGTNAFGKRADESTSTRIIHAALDQGINFIDTANIYAGTESERIIGQALAGKRENAVLATKAGLPRHDGPHGRGSSRYHLQQELEQSLRRLRTDYIDLYQIHTFDPHTPLDETLRTLDDMVSSGKVRYIGASNYAAWELMKALGTSELKGYVCYISTQTSYSLADRTPELELVPLCLDQGVGIIPYFPLAGGILTGKYNGEQAVPSGSRADTDPSFNRFLLEHNIHLGQQVSEKAAEHGCSPSVLSLAWLLARPAVSTVIVGATRTEQLEHNLQSLDLKLTSDMMAELDQLSDSFRHREPFATYRLTE; via the coding sequence ATGGAATTTCGACATTTAGGCAACAGCGGCCTACGCGTATCTGCACTTGGTCTAGGCACCAATGCATTCGGCAAACGTGCTGACGAATCGACGTCTACCCGTATTATTCATGCCGCACTGGATCAAGGGATTAACTTCATCGATACCGCTAACATCTATGCTGGCACCGAATCCGAACGAATTATTGGACAAGCCCTTGCAGGCAAACGGGAAAACGCTGTGCTTGCTACCAAGGCCGGACTACCCCGGCACGATGGTCCTCATGGGCGGGGTTCCTCCCGCTATCATTTGCAACAAGAGCTGGAGCAGAGTCTCCGTCGTCTGCGGACGGACTATATTGATCTGTACCAGATCCATACCTTCGATCCGCATACACCGCTCGATGAAACGTTGCGCACGCTGGATGACATGGTATCCTCCGGCAAAGTCCGTTACATCGGGGCATCCAACTATGCCGCATGGGAGCTGATGAAAGCTCTCGGCACAAGCGAGTTGAAGGGCTACGTCTGTTATATTTCAACGCAAACAAGCTATTCCCTCGCTGACCGTACACCTGAGCTTGAATTGGTACCACTTTGCCTGGATCAAGGCGTCGGCATTATCCCGTATTTCCCGCTGGCTGGCGGTATCCTGACTGGCAAGTACAATGGAGAACAAGCTGTACCATCCGGCTCTAGGGCAGATACCGATCCATCTTTCAATCGTTTTCTGCTGGAGCACAATATTCATTTAGGACAACAGGTTAGCGAGAAAGCGGCAGAACATGGTTGTTCCCCGAGTGTATTATCCCTCGCTTGGCTACTGGCACGTCCGGCCGTTTCAACGGTGATCGTTGGAGCCACACGTACAGAACAACTGGAGCACAATCTCCAGAGCCTTGATCTCAAGCTGACATCCGACATGATGGCTGAACTGGATCAGCTTAGTGATTCGTTCCGTCATAGGGAGCCTTTTGCAACCTACCGGCTAACTGAATAA
- a CDS encoding carbohydrate-binding domain-containing protein: MKKKMIAGSKLWSIAMITALVTACSAPAATNTTANAATTTTTGTTKTVSVSEQTSVKFADLVSLDADDTNVSWTEADSTIIKLNGTTAAVTGSGAKVANGTVTISEAGTYVLSGELTDGQIIVNVADKGVVHLVLNGAKINDNDSAGIYIQKAGKAVITLEKGTKNEVSDGKTYVYADDTTDEPDAAIFSKADLTFNGTGQLTVTGNYNEGITSKDDLKIISGTINVKAADDGIKGKDMVAIQAGTITIDAEGDGIKSTNDTDTSKGFVAIADGTFNIESGSDGIQAETALVTDGGTYNIVTAGGSANAPAKVEERPFGGGGGGFGGGTPPTDMGTPPTDMGTPPDGEHPADMPDNAGGNAAAGTNNAAASSSANTATTETNADADTATTTTEEESISAKALKAGTDLTVNGGTYTIDSMDDSLHSNSNVTVNDGTFSLKSGDDGIHADQALTINGGDITIANSYEGLEGAIITLNDGNVDVTASDDGVNAAGGEETTTTATTETSQNTGTTGTTSTTDQTGTNATQQNGGPGGMPGESSGNNELHINGGSLTVNAGGDGLDANGSIYMTGGTVIVNGPTDNGNGALDYDGTFEMSGGYLVAAGSSGMAQGTSDASTQNAIVMTFPSTQKAGTLVHVEDSEGNNILTFAPAKDYQSVVVSSPDLKADGSYVIYSGGTSTGTAVDGLYTDGTYSGGTKIVAFQSTSNVTWVNESGVTTAQSGMGGFGGGNGQGGFGGGRGRGQSGTTSDSTSTTDSAK; the protein is encoded by the coding sequence ATGAAGAAAAAAATGATAGCCGGCAGCAAACTGTGGTCTATAGCGATGATTACTGCACTTGTGACAGCATGCAGCGCCCCAGCTGCAACGAATACAACCGCCAATGCAGCAACAACAACAACGACAGGAACCACCAAAACTGTCTCCGTGAGTGAACAAACTTCCGTCAAGTTCGCCGACCTGGTCTCACTCGATGCAGATGATACCAATGTGAGCTGGACCGAAGCGGACTCCACCATCATCAAACTGAACGGAACAACCGCAGCAGTGACTGGATCGGGAGCTAAAGTGGCAAACGGTACGGTAACGATCTCAGAAGCCGGTACGTATGTGCTTAGCGGTGAGCTGACAGATGGGCAAATTATCGTCAACGTTGCCGATAAAGGTGTCGTACACCTCGTATTGAACGGGGCAAAGATTAATGATAACGATAGTGCAGGCATCTACATTCAGAAGGCTGGCAAAGCCGTCATTACACTTGAAAAAGGAACGAAAAACGAAGTTTCAGATGGCAAAACATACGTATACGCCGATGATACGACGGACGAGCCGGATGCAGCGATCTTCAGCAAAGCGGATCTGACATTTAACGGTACAGGCCAATTAACAGTCACAGGTAACTATAATGAGGGTATTACGAGTAAGGATGATCTGAAAATTATCAGTGGCACAATCAATGTTAAGGCTGCCGATGATGGCATTAAAGGTAAAGACATGGTTGCGATTCAGGCAGGAACAATCACTATCGATGCAGAAGGGGATGGCATTAAATCCACTAATGATACGGATACCTCTAAAGGTTTTGTCGCCATTGCAGATGGTACCTTCAACATTGAAAGTGGTAGCGACGGTATTCAGGCTGAGACTGCCCTTGTTACGGATGGCGGCACATACAATATCGTAACTGCTGGTGGAAGTGCAAATGCACCAGCCAAAGTAGAGGAAAGACCGTTTGGCGGCGGTGGCGGTGGATTCGGAGGTGGCACACCTCCAACAGACATGGGTACACCACCTACCGATATGGGTACACCGCCGGATGGCGAGCATCCTGCCGATATGCCGGATAATGCTGGCGGGAATGCTGCAGCAGGCACCAACAACGCAGCTGCATCCAGCTCTGCCAATACAGCAACGACGGAAACCAATGCCGATGCAGACACAGCCACCACGACAACGGAAGAGGAATCCATCAGCGCCAAAGCGCTCAAAGCAGGTACCGATCTCACCGTTAACGGTGGTACGTATACAATCGATTCCATGGATGACTCTCTGCACAGCAACAGTAATGTCACAGTAAATGACGGGACGTTCAGCTTAAAGTCTGGCGATGACGGAATCCATGCAGATCAGGCACTTACCATTAATGGTGGAGATATCACGATCGCGAACAGTTATGAAGGACTCGAAGGTGCAATCATTACACTGAATGATGGCAATGTGGATGTCACAGCATCCGATGATGGCGTTAATGCAGCTGGTGGTGAAGAGACTACAACTACAGCAACTACTGAAACTAGCCAAAACACGGGTACAACAGGTACGACATCCACTACTGATCAGACTGGCACGAATGCAACACAACAAAACGGTGGACCTGGTGGTATGCCGGGTGAATCGTCTGGCAACAACGAATTGCATATTAACGGCGGATCACTCACCGTAAATGCAGGCGGTGACGGGCTGGATGCGAACGGTTCGATCTATATGACAGGTGGTACCGTAATCGTCAATGGTCCAACAGACAATGGCAATGGAGCACTCGACTATGATGGCACATTTGAGATGAGCGGCGGATATCTGGTCGCAGCCGGAAGTTCAGGCATGGCACAAGGTACATCTGATGCGTCCACTCAAAATGCAATTGTCATGACATTCCCTTCCACTCAAAAAGCAGGAACACTCGTTCATGTCGAAGACAGTGAAGGCAACAACATTCTGACATTCGCTCCAGCGAAGGATTACCAATCCGTAGTCGTTAGCTCCCCTGACCTAAAAGCAGACGGATCTTATGTCATCTACTCTGGCGGAACTTCTACAGGCACAGCCGTGGATGGACTGTACACAGATGGCACCTATAGCGGCGGAACTAAAATCGTCGCATTCCAATCCACAAGCAATGTAACTTGGGTCAATGAATCAGGTGTCACTACAGCTCAGTCAGGCATGGGCGGTTTTGGCGGAGGTAATGGTCAAGGTGGATTCGGAGGTGGAAGAGGCCGCGGACAATCTGGCACTACTTCTGACAGCACAAGTACAACCGATTCGGCAAAATAA
- a CDS encoding FHA domain-containing protein, translating to MRETAKIVIRTPGQESDGSFAYVRQGRSITVGRYTGGSELDLSVYNQMISKRHCRIHYDAQFQLWVEDLDSKNGTELNGQRLVPYERYPFAEGDSLTLVNGLIQLRMENDLEETREYRLSDLLGEGVRVHDHMQTVQVGEVEIPLSKKEFQLFKLLYSQLDHFVTREQIVSQVWPERSILESEPVGIDEINSLIYRTNRKLGIHFTIKSVYKKGVYMKSHVPD from the coding sequence ATGCGGGAGACGGCAAAAATCGTCATTCGTACACCTGGACAGGAAAGTGACGGTTCATTTGCTTATGTACGGCAAGGGCGCTCCATAACGGTGGGGCGTTACACAGGAGGTAGTGAGCTGGATCTGTCCGTGTACAATCAGATGATTTCCAAACGGCACTGCCGTATTCATTATGATGCACAGTTTCAGCTGTGGGTCGAGGATCTGGATAGTAAAAATGGAACGGAGTTGAATGGGCAACGCCTTGTTCCATATGAGAGGTATCCTTTTGCAGAAGGGGATAGTCTGACGCTGGTGAATGGACTGATCCAGCTTCGGATGGAGAACGATTTGGAGGAGACGAGGGAGTATCGCCTTTCTGACCTACTCGGTGAAGGAGTTAGAGTGCATGACCATATGCAAACCGTACAGGTCGGTGAGGTGGAGATCCCGTTATCGAAGAAGGAATTCCAGCTGTTCAAATTACTTTATAGTCAGCTAGACCATTTTGTGACGCGTGAGCAGATTGTCAGTCAGGTATGGCCTGAACGTAGCATATTGGAAAGTGAACCGGTGGGGATCGATGAGATTAACTCCTTGATCTACCGGACGAACCGCAAGCTCGGCATTCATTTTACGATCAAATCGGTGTATAAGAAGGGCGTGTACATGAAATCTCATGTACCTGATTAA
- a CDS encoding helix-turn-helix domain-containing GNAT family N-acetyltransferase, whose protein sequence is MNSYTSIIPIIRQFNRFYTKVLGLLDKHLLDSDFSLSEVRVLYEIGHSEHCTASMLIEQLRLDPGYLSRMLKRFEKLGLSYRVQSKEDGRSSLLYLSEFGKETLARMDALSDEQIRNMILELPDQSQRSIARSMTVIERELSSEPTERRIHVRTELKPGDVGALIQLHGWVYAKECGYNHTFEAYVCKTFYDFLQTYSPDKDRFWLVESDHEIVGSIAVIGHPGERAQIRWFILHTDYRGMGIGKKLIQEAITYCREKGYRDVFLETTDDQKTAIAMYTKAGFVKTLEQENMGWGTHHIEQTYELHLHEE, encoded by the coding sequence ATGAATTCATATACATCGATCATTCCTATCATCCGCCAATTTAACCGATTCTACACAAAGGTACTTGGCCTGCTGGATAAACACTTGCTCGACAGCGACTTTTCTCTATCGGAAGTGCGGGTTCTTTATGAGATTGGCCATTCCGAGCACTGCACAGCTAGCATGCTCATCGAGCAACTTCGTCTGGATCCGGGGTATTTGAGCCGAATGTTGAAACGGTTTGAAAAGTTGGGGTTAAGTTACCGTGTACAATCCAAAGAAGATGGAAGATCATCACTGCTGTATCTTTCAGAATTTGGAAAAGAAACACTGGCTCGGATGGACGCGTTATCCGATGAACAGATACGCAATATGATCCTCGAATTGCCCGATCAGAGCCAACGAAGCATTGCCAGAAGCATGACGGTCATTGAGAGGGAGTTGTCTAGTGAACCTACAGAACGGAGAATACATGTCCGAACCGAGCTGAAACCGGGAGACGTCGGAGCACTGATTCAACTACACGGCTGGGTCTATGCCAAGGAATGCGGCTATAACCACACATTTGAAGCATATGTCTGCAAAACGTTTTATGATTTTCTGCAAACCTACAGCCCGGACAAGGATCGGTTCTGGTTGGTAGAATCGGATCATGAAATTGTCGGTAGTATCGCGGTTATTGGTCATCCGGGGGAGAGAGCCCAAATTCGTTGGTTTATCTTGCATACAGATTATCGGGGGATGGGGATTGGGAAGAAGCTCATTCAAGAGGCTATCACATACTGCCGGGAAAAAGGATACCGAGATGTCTTTCTGGAAACAACGGATGATCAGAAGACAGCCATCGCTATGTATACAAAAGCAGGGTTCGTCAAAACCCTAGAACAAGAGAACATGGGTTGGGGCACGCATCACATCGAACAAACCTATGAACTGCATCTTCATGAAGAATAA
- a CDS encoding MarR family winged helix-turn-helix transcriptional regulator, which yields MSSQFKNANESPGHLLWQVTTMWSKEMRRVLEPLGLTHPQFVLLHGCLWLNERDEEGNGITQVQISQFTNVDVNVTSQVLRALEKRGLIQRTRHKTDTRANIISTTPEGTALANRGIQVVEAADKAFFDLVSDRKEEYMDILREFINHKSE from the coding sequence ATGAGTTCACAGTTTAAAAATGCAAATGAAAGTCCAGGACACCTGCTATGGCAGGTTACAACCATGTGGAGTAAGGAAATGAGACGGGTTCTAGAGCCGCTTGGGTTAACACACCCACAATTTGTACTTCTACATGGATGCTTATGGTTGAATGAACGCGATGAAGAGGGTAATGGTATTACTCAGGTTCAAATTTCCCAATTTACTAATGTTGATGTTAATGTCACATCCCAAGTTCTTCGTGCGCTTGAAAAGAGAGGGCTGATTCAACGTACTCGTCATAAGACGGATACACGAGCAAATATTATTTCTACAACTCCAGAGGGCACGGCTCTTGCGAATCGGGGGATTCAGGTTGTAGAGGCTGCGGACAAGGCGTTTTTTGATCTGGTAAGTGATCGTAAGGAAGAGTATATGGATATTTTACGTGAGTTTATTAATCATAAATCCGAATAA
- a CDS encoding TIGR00266 family protein produces the protein MNYEILHQGAFAMLKVNLERGERFKAESGAMVSMTPTLELRGSAEGGMFAGFGRMISGEKFFFQELTATGGSGEVLLSPASMGDVQVVELDGSYSLYVQKDGFLAGTEGIQVNSKMQNLKKGLFSGEGFFIIEISGRGTVFLSSYGAIHAIHLAAGEEVIVDNAHLVAWPQYMNYRIEKASQGWLSSVTSGEGLVCRFRGEGTVLIQSRNPQGFGQWVKQFIPSR, from the coding sequence ATGAATTATGAGATTCTGCATCAAGGTGCGTTTGCTATGCTCAAGGTTAATCTGGAGCGCGGAGAACGGTTCAAGGCTGAGAGTGGAGCGATGGTATCTATGACCCCTACGCTTGAACTGAGAGGCTCTGCGGAAGGCGGCATGTTCGCAGGGTTTGGACGCATGATTAGTGGGGAGAAGTTCTTCTTTCAAGAGCTTACGGCAACTGGAGGATCGGGAGAGGTTCTATTATCCCCTGCAAGCATGGGAGATGTTCAAGTGGTTGAGTTAGACGGATCATACTCTCTTTATGTTCAGAAGGATGGATTTCTCGCGGGTACTGAAGGTATTCAGGTGAATAGCAAAATGCAGAATCTCAAAAAAGGTCTCTTTTCGGGAGAAGGATTCTTCATTATTGAGATCAGTGGTCGGGGAACGGTATTTCTGTCCTCGTATGGTGCAATCCATGCCATTCATCTGGCTGCGGGCGAAGAGGTGATCGTTGATAATGCGCATCTCGTTGCATGGCCTCAGTATATGAATTATCGCATTGAGAAGGCATCACAGGGCTGGCTGTCCAGCGTAACTAGTGGAGAAGGATTGGTATGCCGGTTCAGGGGAGAAGGAACGGTCTTGATCCAGAGTCGCAATCCGCAGGGGTTCGGACAATGGGTGAAGCAATTTATCCCTTCACGCTAA